From a single Raphanus sativus cultivar WK10039 chromosome 3, ASM80110v3, whole genome shotgun sequence genomic region:
- the LOC130510029 gene encoding uncharacterized protein LOC130510029, whose amino-acid sequence MSEESPRPAARRRSSVSSSRASGSSHEQNSFPAYIPAPPPAPAQQNPGVMPVELLVQQPGREHLPVLHPTPRRGHSTWFTKSSNGISRSINQMMYSMLQIGYTKWSEIPQDDQELWFRQFAQEFNWHPDHTETVRIRFKAKAMDSYTKQVNAWKKVWQKNKRPRNINGRVFEQLIVHWQKDETAETSSRNSKNRKSDRGGKGMYVHNLGACSMSTKEDELIEANDGNPVDRLQLIKVAHTNKTTGQIQDLLIKDVVDLVETEIASQSQPLSDDGDSVGASTNLSRLQINEMVEKAVPKRKGGFLVGLARRASSYPASSSQVPYADPMILEELHDKGERIVALEEQNATIQAENATIQAENATILAELASQKKTNAEIMEKLNRLFASSS is encoded by the exons AT gtCCGAGGAATCACCCCGCCCCGCAGCCCGTCGACGTAGTTCGGTGAGCTCTTCCCGTGCATCGGGATCGTCTCACGAACAAAACTCGTTTCCCGCATATATTCCCGCTCCACCTCCCGCTCCTGCTCAACAGAATCCGGGGGTCATGCCAGTTGAACTATTGGTTCAACAACCGGGTCGAGAGCATCTCCCGGTTCTCCATCCCACCCCACGACGAGGACATAGCACttg gttcaccaagTCGAGTAATGGCATTAGCAGGAGCATCAACCAGATGATGTATTCCATGCTCCAAATTGGATATACGAAGTGGAGTGAGATCCCTCAAGACGACCAAGAGTTGTGGTTTCGTCAATTTGCG CAAGAGTTCAACTGGCACCCCGATCACACGGAAACAGTCCGTATTAGATTCAAAGCTAAGGCCATGGACTCTTATACAAAGCAGGTGAACGCGTGGAAGAAAGTTTGGCAGAAGAACAAGAGGCCACGGAACATCAACGGGAGGGTGTTCGAGCAGTTGATAGTTCATTGGCAGAAGGACGAAACTGCAGAGACGTCTTCTAGGAACTCTAAGAACCGGAAGAGTGATCGTGGCGGGAAAGGTATGTATGTGCACAACCTCGGGGCTTGCTCTATGTCTACTAAGGAAGATGaactt ATCGAAGCAAATGACGGTAATCCCGTTGATCGACTCCAACTCATTAAGGTGGCTCACACTAACAAGACGACGGGTCAAATTCAGGACCTCTTGATCAAAGATGTCGTTGATTTGGTGGAAACTGAAATAGCATCTCAATCTCAGCCTCTCTCTGATGACGGCGATTCAGTGGGAGCTTCAACCAACTTGTCCCGATTGCAAATAAATGAGATGGTtgaaaag gcTGTTCCTAAAAGGAAAGGAGGCTTTTTAGTTGGATTGGCCCGCCGTGCTTCTTCGTATCCGGCATCTTCTTCGCAGGTTCCGTATGCCGATCCCATGATTCTCGAGGAGCTACATGACAAAGGTGAACGGATTGTGGCATTGGAGGAGCAGAACGCCACTATCCAAGCTGAGAATGCCACTATCCAAGCTGAGAATGCCACTATCCTTGCTGAGTTGGCATCCCAAAAGAAGACCAACGCCGAGATAATGGAGAAGCTAAACCGTTTATTTGCTTCGAGTTCTTag
- the LOC108846098 gene encoding abscisic acid receptor PYL4, with protein MLAVHRPSPAVSNGDSLQVPTMIASFQKRFPSLSRDSTAARFHTHEVGPNQCCSAVIQEISAPISTVWSVVRRFDNPQAYKHFLKSCDVIGGDDGNVGSLRQVHVVSGLPAGSSTERLDILDDERHVISFSVVGGDHRLSNYRSVTTLHSSPISGTVVVESYVVDVPPGNTKEETCDFVDVIVRCNLQSLAKIAESSAVEGKKKTSM; from the coding sequence ATGCTCGCCGTTCACCGTCCTTCCCCCGCTGTATCCAACGGAGACTCCCTCCAGGTTCCCACGATGATCGCTTCATTCCAAAAACGTTTCCCTTCTCTCTCACGCGACTCAACAGCAGCTCGTTTCCATACCCACGAGGTTGGCCCTAACCAGTGCTGCTCCGCCGTAATCCAAGAGATCTCCGCCCCTATCTCCACCGTATGGTCCGTCGTACGCCGCTTCGACAACCCGCAGGCTTACAAACACTTCCTCAAAAGCTGTGACGTCATAGGTGGAGACGATGGAAACGTTGGCAGCCTCCGTCAAGTCCACGTCGTTTCCGGCCTTCCCGCTGGTAGCTCCACCGAGCGTTTAGACATCCTCGACGACGAACGTCATGTCATTAGTTTCAGCGTAGTTGGTGGGGACCACCGGTTATCGAACTACCGGTCCGTCACGACTCTTCACTCGTCTCCGATCTCGGGGACCGTCGTTGTTGAGTCTTATGTCGTTGATGTGCCTCCGGGGAACACTAAGGAAGAGACTTGCGACTTTGTTGATGTTATTGTTCGGTGCAATCTTCAGTCTCTTGCTAAAATAGCCGAGAGTTCTGCGGTGgaagggaagaagaagacgtcCATGTAA
- the LOC130510030 gene encoding probable fructokinase-1: SSVDFVPTEFGVSLAETPGFLKAPGSAPVNIAIAVSRLGRRSAFVGKLGGDNEFGHMLAGMLRKNGVADEGINFDGDREFMFYQNPSVDMLLHPDELNLEFNFDSPMDL, translated from the coding sequence TCTTCCGTCGACTTCGTCCCCACCGAGTTTGGCGTCTCACTCGCCGAAACTCCAGGTTTCCTCAAAGCTCCCGGCAGTGCTCCGGTTAACATCGCCATCGCCGTTTCTCGTCTCGGCAGACGTTCAGCTTTCGTCGGAAAACTCGGCGGCGACAACGAGTTCGGCCACATGTTGGCTGGGATGCTGAGAAAAAACGGCGTTGCTGATGAAGGGATCAACTTCGACGGAGATAGGGAGTTTATGTTTTACCAGAATCCTAGCGTCGATATGCTTCTCCATCCCGATGAACTCAATCTCGAGTTTAATTTTGATTCACCAATGGACCTCTAA
- the LOC108845318 gene encoding uncharacterized protein LOC108845318, producing MALHLLLVLSSYMFLTEVVEGNLDSILQDFDCVDIYMQPAFQHPLLKHHKIQEIFNRDEILDRKNEYKTNYQSCPKGTVPILKQINGTKSVHLDTVEYPGQHFATIETLLDGSIYRGAQANISLHSLNLQENQYSKSQIWLENGPRNELNSIQVGWAVHPRLYGDTRTRFTMYWTADGYKKSGCYNIQCPGFVIVTQIPWIGKAFSKTSIYGSNESVSFTPQVFQDGFSGNWGLKILNEVIGYWPKELFTHLNKGASLIRFGGNTFISPDGISPPMGNGHFPVIDYQKSSYFLHVKVKNSNYQLVDIEDRKIRRYSDSYQCYRLTYWGYFKSNGVSFSFGGPGGDCGT from the exons ATGGCTTTACATCTACTCCTCGTTCTATCTTCCTATATGTTTTTAACGGAAGTGGTTGAAGGAAACCTTGAT TCTATTTTACAGGATTTTGATTGTGTTGACATATACATGCAACCAGCTTTCCAACATCCATTGCTGAAACACCATAAGATTCAG GAAATTTTCAACCGGGATGAAATTCTTGATagaaaaaatgaatataaaacgAATTATCAAAGTTGTCCAAAAGGAACAGTGCCaatcttaaaacaaataaatggaACTAAGAGCGTTCATCTTGACACAGTCGAGTATCCGGGTCAACAC TTTGCAACAATCGAGACCCTTTTGGATGGGAGCATCTATCGAGGAGCACAAGCTAACATAAGTCTTCATAGCTTAAATCTGCAGGAAAACCAGTACAGTAAAAGTCAAATTTGGTTAGAGAATGGACCCCGTAATGAACTAAATAGCATTCAAGTTGGTTGGGCA gTACATCCAAGATTGTATGGTGACACTCGCACGAGATTTACAATGTATTGGACC GCGGATGGTTATAAAAAGTCTGGATGCTATAACATACAATGTCCGGGCTTTGTTATTGTAACTCAAATTCCTTGGATTGGAAAAGCGTTTTCTAAAACCTCTATTTATGGTAGTAATGAATCAGTTTCTTTCACACCGCAAGTATTCCAG GATGGATTTAGCGGAAATTGGGGATTAAAAATACTCAACGAAGTAATTGGTTATTGGCCCAAAGAATTATTCACACATTTAAACAAAGGGGCATCTTTAATACGTTTTGGAGGAAACACATTTATATCTCCGGATGGAATTAGTCCTCCAATGGGAAATGGGCATTTTCCGGTTATCGACTATCAGAAAAGTTCATATTTTCTACATGTCAAAGTTAAGAACTCGAACTATCAATTAGTTGATATTGAAGACAGGAAAATAAGACGTTATTCAGATTCGTACCAGTGTTATAGATTAACGTATTGGGGTTATTTCAAGTCGAATGGAGTATCCTTTTCCTTTGGAGGTCCTGGTGGAGACTGTGGTACTTGA